A portion of the Novosphingobium sp. KA1 genome contains these proteins:
- a CDS encoding ABC transporter transmembrane domain-containing protein, which produces MKDGPRPAKGDGRRSLGALGMVWRELFHYPGRMAIAGAALVTTATTTLAIPYGFRQIVDQGFSQGADPSAIRWWFVMLMGVVTVLSIATAIRFYSVSWLGERVVADIRLRVQRHLVTLSPSFFEENSPKEIASRMTADTAIIETVVGTTVSVALRNAIMAVGGVAYLFMLAPHLTLGLVIAIPVVILPIAAFGRRLRAVARSSQDRVADIGAITGEVFGALRVVQAFNQEGHEMTRFAGAVERTFETGRNRIVIRAAMTAVIMFLIFGAITVILWRGAIGVAEHTITGGTIAAFVVTAGIVAGAFGSLTEVYGDLVRGAGAASRLAELLGERPAITAPARPLVLPEPARGKIAFERVTFRYPARPDTAALHDFSLTVEPGETVAIVGPSGAGKSTLFQLAERFYDPQSGVVKIDGVPLTSADPSEVRRRIALVPQEGVLFAASARDNLRYGNPGADDEAIWEAARAANAEQFLRGLPEGLDTFLGEDGARLSGGQRQRLAIARALLREAPILLLDEATSALDAESERLVQDALDRLMASRTTLVIAHRLATVRQADRIIVMDGGRIVEEGNHESLTRSGGLYARLAALQFDMVTGLTG; this is translated from the coding sequence ATGAAGGATGGCCCGAGGCCGGCCAAGGGTGACGGGCGCAGGAGCCTGGGCGCGCTCGGCATGGTCTGGCGCGAACTGTTTCACTACCCCGGCCGCATGGCGATTGCCGGCGCGGCGCTGGTGACGACGGCGACCACGACCCTCGCGATTCCCTATGGTTTCCGCCAGATCGTCGACCAGGGCTTTTCGCAAGGGGCCGATCCTTCGGCGATCCGCTGGTGGTTCGTGATGCTGATGGGGGTGGTGACCGTGCTTTCCATCGCCACCGCGATCCGCTTCTATTCGGTCTCGTGGCTGGGCGAGCGGGTCGTTGCCGACATTCGCCTGCGCGTGCAGCGCCACCTTGTCACCCTCTCGCCCAGTTTCTTCGAGGAAAACAGTCCCAAGGAAATCGCCTCGCGCATGACGGCGGATACCGCGATCATCGAGACGGTGGTGGGGACGACGGTCTCGGTTGCGCTGCGCAACGCGATCATGGCGGTCGGCGGCGTTGCCTACCTGTTCATGCTGGCGCCGCACCTGACGCTGGGCCTTGTCATCGCCATTCCCGTGGTGATCCTGCCGATCGCCGCGTTCGGCCGCCGCCTGCGCGCGGTCGCCCGGTCGAGCCAGGACCGCGTCGCCGACATCGGCGCCATCACCGGCGAGGTCTTCGGCGCCCTCCGCGTGGTCCAGGCCTTCAACCAGGAAGGCCATGAAATGACGCGCTTTGCAGGCGCCGTGGAGCGCACCTTCGAGACCGGGCGCAACCGCATCGTCATCCGCGCGGCGATGACCGCGGTGATCATGTTCCTGATCTTCGGCGCGATCACCGTGATCCTCTGGCGCGGCGCCATCGGCGTGGCCGAGCACACCATTACCGGGGGCACCATTGCCGCTTTCGTGGTGACGGCGGGTATCGTCGCGGGCGCGTTCGGTTCGCTTACCGAAGTCTACGGCGACCTCGTGCGCGGGGCCGGGGCGGCTAGCCGTCTGGCCGAACTGCTGGGCGAGCGTCCGGCGATCACCGCGCCGGCCCGCCCGCTGGTCCTGCCCGAGCCGGCCCGCGGCAAGATCGCGTTCGAGCGCGTGACCTTCCGCTATCCCGCGCGGCCCGACACCGCCGCGCTCCACGATTTCAGCCTGACCGTGGAGCCGGGCGAGACGGTCGCCATCGTCGGGCCCTCCGGCGCGGGCAAATCCACGCTGTTCCAGCTGGCCGAGCGCTTCTACGATCCGCAGAGCGGCGTGGTGAAGATCGACGGCGTGCCGCTGACTTCCGCCGATCCCTCCGAAGTGCGCCGCCGCATCGCGCTGGTGCCGCAGGAAGGCGTGCTCTTCGCTGCCTCCGCGCGCGACAACTTGCGCTACGGCAACCCCGGGGCCGACGACGAGGCAATCTGGGAAGCCGCCCGCGCGGCGAATGCCGAGCAATTCCTGCGTGGGCTGCCCGAGGGGCTCGATACGTTCCTTGGCGAGGACGGTGCGCGCCTTTCGGGCGGCCAGCGCCAGCGCCTTGCCATTGCCCGCGCGCTGCTGCGCGAGGCGCCGATCCTGCTGCTGGACGAGGCGACCAGCGCGCTCGACGCCGAAAGCGAAAGGCTGGTGCAGGACGCGCTCGACCGCTTGATGGCGAGCCGCACCACGCTGGTCATCGCGCACCGCCTCGCCACCGTGCGGCAGGCGGACCGGATCATCGTGATGGACGGCGGCCGCATCGTCGAGGAAGGCAATCACGAGAGCCTGACGCGCTCCGGCGGCCTCTACGCGCGATTGGCGGCCCTGCAGTTCGATATG
- a CDS encoding polyhydroxyalkanoate depolymerase produces MLYNAYELQRTMLSGAAAWASVGAELLTNPSMPFSHFGFGPVMASALDVFAHATMTRGKPAFDIEEVTLGGKTYPVTEAIVMHRPYGNLLRFDHPGLPKNAPKLLVVAPMSGHFATLLRGTVARMVETCEVYITDWADAKMVPQSAGRFDLDDYIDYLIAFLEHIGPGTHMLAVCQPSVPAFAATAIMGKQENPCRPATLTVMGGPIDTREAPTSVNDVAMNQPLAWFEQNVVTTVPLTYPGGGRKVYPGFLQLAGFMAMNLGNHMMSHYGMFKHLVEGDDESAAATKAFYDEYRAVCDMTAEYYLQTVEHVFQKHSLPNGEFVHRGERIDLGAIRDTAILAVEGERDDISGLGQTKAALHLAANLPEDRKKYLLAEGVGHYGIFNGSKWRGRIAPVVEAWIRQHQKKPLKAVA; encoded by the coding sequence TTGCTTTACAACGCTTACGAACTGCAGCGCACCATGCTGAGCGGCGCCGCCGCCTGGGCATCGGTCGGCGCTGAGCTGCTGACGAATCCCTCGATGCCGTTCAGCCACTTCGGCTTCGGCCCGGTCATGGCCTCGGCGCTCGACGTCTTTGCCCATGCCACGATGACCCGCGGCAAGCCCGCATTCGACATCGAGGAGGTGACCCTGGGCGGCAAGACCTACCCGGTCACCGAAGCCATCGTCATGCACCGCCCTTACGGCAACCTGCTGCGCTTCGACCATCCGGGCCTGCCCAAGAACGCGCCCAAGCTGCTGGTCGTCGCGCCGATGAGCGGCCACTTCGCCACCCTGCTGCGCGGCACCGTGGCGCGCATGGTCGAGACCTGCGAGGTCTACATCACCGACTGGGCCGACGCCAAGATGGTGCCGCAGAGCGCGGGCCGCTTCGACCTTGACGACTATATCGACTACCTGATTGCCTTCCTCGAACATATCGGCCCCGGCACCCACATGCTTGCCGTGTGCCAGCCCTCGGTGCCGGCCTTTGCCGCCACCGCGATCATGGGCAAGCAGGAAAACCCCTGCCGCCCGGCCACGCTCACCGTGATGGGCGGCCCGATCGACACGCGCGAGGCGCCCACCAGCGTCAACGACGTCGCCATGAACCAGCCGCTCGCCTGGTTCGAGCAGAACGTCGTCACCACCGTGCCGCTGACCTATCCCGGCGGCGGCCGCAAGGTCTATCCCGGCTTCCTGCAACTGGCCGGCTTCATGGCGATGAACCTCGGCAACCACATGATGAGCCACTACGGCATGTTCAAGCACCTCGTCGAAGGCGACGACGAGAGCGCGGCGGCGACCAAGGCCTTCTATGACGAATACCGCGCGGTCTGCGACATGACCGCCGAATACTACCTCCAGACCGTGGAGCATGTGTTCCAGAAGCATTCGCTGCCCAATGGCGAGTTCGTCCATCGCGGCGAGCGCATCGACCTTGGCGCGATCCGCGACACCGCCATCCTCGCCGTCGAGGGCGAACGGGACGACATCTCGGGCCTCGGCCAGACCAAGGCGGCGCTGCACCTCGCCGCCAACCTGCCCGAGGACCGCAAGAAGTACCTCCTGGCCGAAGGCGTGGGGCACTATGGCATCTTCAACGGCAGCAAATGGCGCGGCCGTATCGCCCCTGTCGTCGAGGCGTGGATTCGCCAGCACCAGAAAAAGCCGCTGAAGGCGGTGGCCTGA
- a CDS encoding murein L,D-transpeptidase catalytic domain-containing protein, producing the protein MGRRAVLMGGLAAGASLALPSRVLAAEISSVSTPSSGGISAAPYSRTPYERRILDAAARQVQRVQSHLWRTDVVGIADFAQPSSRPRLHFANLENGTVRSFLLAHGRGSDPAHSGWLQSFSNMYGSEATSRGAYLTCEWYQGKYGTSIRLKGLDADNSAALERAIVMHPAWYVDASMIAKWGKIGRSEGCFAMAPTDFGDALMHLSGGRLLFADRIGEG; encoded by the coding sequence TTGGGTCGACGTGCTGTCCTCATGGGCGGATTGGCGGCGGGGGCAAGCCTCGCGCTTCCCTCCCGGGTGCTGGCAGCCGAAATTTCTTCCGTTAGCACGCCTTCGTCGGGCGGCATCAGCGCGGCGCCTTACAGCCGCACGCCCTATGAACGGCGCATCCTCGATGCGGCGGCCCGGCAGGTGCAGCGCGTTCAGTCGCACTTGTGGCGCACCGACGTTGTCGGCATTGCCGACTTCGCACAGCCCTCGTCCCGACCGCGCCTGCATTTCGCCAACCTCGAAAACGGCACGGTACGCTCGTTCCTGCTTGCGCACGGTCGCGGTTCGGACCCGGCGCACAGCGGCTGGCTGCAGTCGTTCTCGAACATGTACGGTTCGGAAGCCACCTCGCGCGGGGCCTATCTCACCTGCGAGTGGTATCAGGGCAAGTACGGGACCTCGATCCGCCTCAAGGGCCTCGACGCCGACAATTCGGCCGCGCTCGAACGGGCCATCGTCATGCATCCGGCCTGGTACGTCGATGCCTCGATGATCGCCAAATGGGGCAAGATCGGCCGCAGCGAAGGCTGCTTCGCGATGGCGCCGACCGACTTCGGCGACGCCCTCATGCACCTTTCGGGCGGGCGCCTGCTGTTTGCGGACCGTATCGGCGAAGGTTGA
- a CDS encoding TetR/AcrR family transcriptional regulator, whose protein sequence is MDGKLTGFRKDAPTDARQVRSRKALNATMLALLEQRPFDQITIREIAGHAGIGYATFFRHYPTKEALLGDVASDEIAHLLAMTIPVLRDADSFESTLALCRYVEQHRALWSALLAGGAAAIVRNEFIRQARGLVGQVETPVTWLPADLGVVHGTGATFDLLAWWLGHAPEMAPDAVAPLLHRLVIAPLIGDRSAVTAGALAG, encoded by the coding sequence ATGGACGGAAAACTCACCGGGTTCAGGAAGGACGCGCCCACCGACGCGCGGCAGGTGCGTTCGCGCAAGGCGCTGAACGCGACGATGCTCGCGCTGCTGGAGCAGCGCCCGTTCGACCAGATCACCATCCGCGAGATCGCCGGCCATGCCGGGATCGGTTATGCCACCTTTTTCCGCCATTATCCGACCAAGGAAGCCCTGCTCGGCGACGTCGCCTCGGATGAAATCGCCCATCTTCTGGCGATGACGATCCCGGTGCTGCGCGATGCCGACAGTTTCGAATCCACGCTGGCGCTGTGCCGCTATGTCGAGCAGCACCGCGCCTTGTGGTCGGCCCTGCTGGCCGGCGGCGCGGCGGCCATCGTGCGCAACGAGTTCATCCGCCAGGCGCGCGGGCTGGTGGGCCAGGTCGAGACCCCGGTGACCTGGCTTCCCGCCGACCTCGGCGTCGTCCACGGCACCGGCGCCACGTTCGACCTCCTGGCCTGGTGGCTGGGCCATGCGCCGGAAATGGCACCCGATGCCGTCGCCCCCCTGCTCCACCGGCTGGTCATCGCCCCGCTGATCGGGGACCGCTCGGCGGTCACGGCAGGTGCCCTTGCAGGCTGA
- a CDS encoding XdhC family protein codes for MQADTPAGAMGAGLPGEIAHADWPLFGWIDDIRAPLAAARASGRAGVLATLYRVAGSAPRGPGAQMLFAARSDGTLEASGYFSGDCIEGDVAHHAAQVLADGQPRWLHYGQGSPWIDLRLRCGGALHVMVERLAADCPAAADLLRHAEERRPCRWHSDGLTRRVTRDDGPLLAFCEAPFTLARRHDPPRRLIVSGGDPGALAAARLAAMTGFETVLVRPDGPHSPPPFTVSRYLRSAPEQAVSDLGMDRWTAYLGATHEDGHDLGGCLAALRGQAAWVGMIGARSRADGRLAALRALGASEAELARLNLSPGVTGLGKSPFEVATGILAQIMQAMNPAAERA; via the coding sequence TTGCAGGCTGACACGCCAGCTGGCGCGATGGGCGCGGGCTTGCCCGGCGAAATCGCGCATGCCGACTGGCCGCTGTTCGGCTGGATCGACGACATTCGCGCGCCCCTCGCCGCCGCGCGGGCCAGTGGCCGCGCTGGCGTGCTGGCAACACTCTACCGCGTGGCCGGCAGCGCCCCGCGCGGCCCCGGCGCCCAGATGCTGTTCGCGGCCCGCTCCGATGGCACCTTGGAAGCCAGCGGCTATTTCTCGGGCGATTGCATCGAAGGCGACGTGGCGCACCACGCCGCGCAAGTCCTCGCCGATGGCCAGCCGCGCTGGCTCCACTACGGGCAGGGCAGCCCGTGGATCGACCTGCGCCTGCGCTGCGGCGGCGCGCTCCACGTGATGGTGGAGCGACTGGCGGCCGACTGCCCGGCCGCCGCCGACCTGCTGCGCCATGCCGAAGAGCGCCGCCCCTGCCGCTGGCACAGCGATGGGCTGACCCGGCGCGTGACGCGCGACGACGGCCCCCTTCTCGCCTTCTGCGAAGCGCCTTTCACGCTCGCCCGCCGCCACGATCCACCACGCCGCCTGATCGTCTCCGGCGGCGATCCGGGCGCGCTCGCCGCCGCCCGGCTGGCCGCGATGACCGGGTTCGAGACGGTGCTGGTGCGTCCGGACGGCCCCCATTCGCCGCCGCCCTTCACGGTCTCGCGCTACTTGCGCAGCGCGCCGGAACAGGCCGTCAGCGATCTCGGGATGGACCGCTGGACCGCCTATCTCGGCGCCACCCACGAGGACGGACACGATCTCGGCGGCTGCCTCGCCGCCCTGCGCGGCCAGGCGGCCTGGGTCGGCATGATCGGCGCCAGATCGCGGGCTGATGGGCGGCTGGCAGCCCTCCGCGCCCTCGGCGCAAGCGAGGCGGAGCTGGCCCGCCTCAACCTCTCGCCCGGCGTCACCGGGCTTGGCAAATCACCCTTCGAAGTGGCCACCGGCATCCTCGCCCAGATCATGCAGGCGATGAACCCGGCGGCCGAGCGGGCATGA
- a CDS encoding NTP transferase domain-containing protein, whose translation MTHTALVLAAGHSSRFGSDKLSALLDGEPLLFHAIRAARAAPVCRVIVVARTGLDLGEWPGEPPVDALRIDSAALSQSLKAGIAAAAGADGVFVFLGDMPRVPHGEAARLAAIIGNNIAALPRYRGRPGHPALLRARLFPQIARLGGDEGAGRLLRSRRDVVFDEVDDPAILLDVDRPEDLHALRS comes from the coding sequence ATGACCCACACCGCGCTGGTGCTGGCAGCGGGGCACTCCAGCCGGTTCGGCAGCGACAAGCTCTCTGCCCTGCTCGACGGCGAACCGCTGCTGTTTCATGCGATCCGCGCAGCGCGGGCCGCGCCGGTTTGCCGGGTGATCGTGGTGGCACGCACCGGCCTCGACCTCGGCGAATGGCCAGGCGAACCGCCGGTCGATGCCTTGCGGATCGACAGTGCGGCATTGTCGCAATCCCTGAAAGCCGGGATCGCGGCGGCAGCCGGAGCAGACGGTGTGTTTGTGTTCCTCGGCGACATGCCCCGGGTGCCGCACGGGGAAGCGGCAAGGCTGGCGGCGATCATCGGGAACAACATCGCCGCCCTGCCCCGTTACCGGGGAAGACCCGGACACCCCGCGCTGCTCCGCGCACGGCTGTTCCCGCAGATCGCCAGGCTGGGGGGCGATGAAGGCGCAGGCCGACTGCTGCGTTCCCGCCGGGACGTGGTGTTCGATGAGGTGGACGATCCGGCAATCTTGCTGGACGTGGATCGGCCGGAGGACTTGCACGCGCTGCGAAGCTAG
- a CDS encoding YqgE/AlgH family protein encodes MTEKQYLSGRLLLAMPGMFDPRFDRTVSVMCVHDENGALGIGIGRLREGVRFHDILEEFDIDPGDTPNCQVHDGGPVEPGRGFILHSTDWGGADTLQVQPLCALTASMDVLRAIAEGRGPSRWLMALGYAGWGAGQLESEMRQHGWYAADPHPEILFETPVDARWGATWRAEGIDPALLASETGRA; translated from the coding sequence GTGACCGAGAAACAATACCTCTCCGGAAGGCTGCTGCTGGCCATGCCGGGCATGTTCGATCCCCGCTTCGACCGCACCGTCAGCGTGATGTGTGTGCATGACGAGAACGGCGCGCTGGGCATCGGCATCGGCCGGCTGCGCGAAGGTGTTCGCTTCCACGATATTCTTGAAGAGTTCGATATCGATCCCGGCGATACCCCCAATTGTCAGGTGCACGATGGCGGGCCGGTGGAGCCGGGGCGCGGCTTCATCCTCCATTCCACCGACTGGGGCGGCGCGGACACCTTGCAGGTCCAGCCGCTCTGCGCGCTGACCGCGTCGATGGACGTGCTGCGTGCCATCGCCGAAGGCCGCGGGCCGAGCCGCTGGCTGATGGCGCTGGGCTATGCCGGCTGGGGGGCGGGCCAGCTCGAGAGCGAGATGCGCCAGCACGGCTGGTATGCGGCCGACCCGCATCCCGAGATCCTGTTCGAAACCCCGGTCGATGCCCGCTGGGGCGCGACATGGCGGGCGGAAGGCATCGATCCCGCCTTGCTGGCGAGCGAGACCGGTCGGGCCTAG
- a CDS encoding fumarylacetoacetate hydrolase family protein — translation MSLLFELPATPSVAVIGEAARYPVRRVFCVGRNYAAHARELGNAVDREAPIWFNKAPAALCNSPATIPYPPGTQDCHYEMELVVAIGAEGFEVSIDEAMGLVYGYACGIDLTRRDLQNAAKAKGYPWDTAKDFENAAVIAPITRAAEFGALAAQRITLTKNGETKQDAPLSDMIWSIPELIADLSRLYHLAPGDLIYTGTPAGVGPVAPGDRLEGRVDGLEPLVLEIAAA, via the coding sequence GTGAGCCTGCTTTTCGAACTGCCCGCCACGCCTTCGGTCGCCGTGATCGGCGAGGCGGCGCGCTATCCGGTGCGGCGCGTGTTCTGCGTGGGCCGCAACTATGCCGCCCATGCCCGCGAACTGGGCAACGCGGTCGACCGCGAGGCGCCGATCTGGTTCAACAAGGCCCCCGCCGCGCTGTGCAATTCCCCGGCGACGATACCCTATCCGCCCGGCACACAGGATTGCCACTACGAGATGGAACTGGTCGTCGCCATTGGCGCCGAAGGCTTCGAAGTCTCCATCGATGAAGCGATGGGCCTCGTCTATGGCTATGCTTGCGGGATCGACCTCACCCGCCGCGACCTCCAGAACGCCGCGAAGGCCAAGGGCTATCCCTGGGACACCGCCAAGGACTTCGAGAACGCCGCCGTCATCGCCCCGATCACCCGCGCCGCAGAGTTCGGCGCGCTCGCTGCCCAGCGCATCACCCTGACCAAGAACGGCGAAACCAAACAGGACGCGCCGCTCAGCGACATGATCTGGTCGATCCCCGAACTGATCGCCGACCTTTCGCGCCTATATCACCTCGCCCCCGGCGACCTGATCTATACCGGCACTCCGGCCGGCGTCGGTCCCGTTGCCCCCGGCGACAGGCTGGAAGGCCGCGTGGACGGCCTCGAACCGCTGGTGCTGGAAATCGCGGCGGCCTGA
- a CDS encoding TonB-dependent siderophore receptor: MRKPLKIALLASVSLTAPALADEPASPIIVTGHGLDDGPATPAYDVEIIGRDTITSSASGRIEDVLSSVAGFSQFRRSDSRSANPSAQGANLRALGGNAASRTLVLLDGVPVANPFFGYIPYSAIPPERIGSVRVTRGGGSGAFGSGAVAGTIEMSSAGPDQIGLLQGEALVNDRGETQASLTAAPKLGSGFLVASVQWDRGDGFWTTPKDQRVAASARAAYETLSGSLRAVAPISGDVEMQAAVLAYDDSRSLRFKGADSTSEGQQASLRVVGRGQWQFDVLGYVQAQDFSNVVISSTSYKKTLDQHRTPTTAIGGKAELRPPVGGNHVLRLGTDVKLASGHLLEMPYSAATGLATAVRRAGGDQSDLGFYLQDDWTIGNLVLTAGGRADRWTIRNGFYRSVSPTSGAVTQDSTYADRSGWEGNARGGIVWKAGEAVSLRAAAYTGMRLPTLNELYRPYVVFPVTTNANPNLKPERLRGYEAGIDVTPITPLTLSLTAFDNRLKNAIANVTVATNTQQRQNVDAIRARGIEASAALDLGPVSLDGSLAWTDSRVKAEGLALDGMRPAQVPRLSATATLAWMPREGWRFAATVRRTGAQFEDDQQRYVLPAATTFDAYLQVPVAGPVSLVLRAENLTDQTIVTRNQDGSMDLGVPRTIWAGMKVML; this comes from the coding sequence ATGCGCAAGCCTCTGAAGATTGCCCTGCTGGCGAGTGTCTCCCTCACCGCGCCCGCGCTGGCCGACGAGCCGGCGAGTCCCATCATCGTCACCGGCCACGGCCTCGACGACGGTCCGGCAACGCCCGCCTACGATGTCGAGATCATCGGCCGCGACACGATCACCTCCAGCGCCTCGGGCCGGATCGAGGACGTGCTGTCTTCCGTCGCCGGTTTCTCGCAGTTCCGCCGTTCGGACAGCCGCTCGGCCAACCCATCGGCGCAAGGCGCGAACTTGCGCGCGCTGGGCGGCAATGCGGCCAGCCGCACTCTGGTGCTGCTCGACGGCGTGCCGGTCGCCAACCCGTTCTTCGGCTACATCCCCTACAGCGCCATTCCCCCCGAACGCATCGGCTCGGTGCGGGTGACGCGCGGCGGCGGATCGGGTGCATTCGGATCGGGCGCGGTGGCGGGCACCATCGAGATGAGCAGCGCCGGCCCCGACCAGATCGGCCTGCTGCAAGGCGAGGCGCTGGTGAACGACCGGGGCGAGACGCAGGCCTCGCTCACCGCGGCGCCGAAGCTGGGCAGCGGCTTCCTGGTCGCCAGCGTGCAGTGGGACCGCGGCGACGGCTTCTGGACGACGCCGAAGGACCAGCGCGTCGCTGCCTCTGCCCGCGCCGCCTACGAGACACTTTCGGGAAGCCTGCGCGCCGTGGCCCCGATCTCGGGCGACGTCGAGATGCAGGCCGCCGTGCTGGCCTACGACGATTCGCGCAGCTTGCGCTTCAAGGGCGCGGATTCGACGTCCGAGGGCCAGCAGGCCTCGCTGCGTGTGGTCGGCCGGGGCCAGTGGCAGTTCGACGTGCTGGGCTATGTGCAGGCGCAGGACTTCTCGAACGTGGTCATCAGTTCGACCAGCTACAAGAAGACGCTCGACCAGCACCGCACGCCGACCACGGCGATCGGCGGCAAGGCCGAACTGCGCCCGCCCGTGGGCGGCAACCACGTGCTGCGCCTCGGCACCGATGTGAAGCTGGCCTCCGGGCACCTCCTCGAAATGCCCTATTCGGCAGCGACCGGCCTTGCGACCGCCGTGCGCCGCGCGGGCGGCGACCAGTCCGACCTCGGCTTCTACCTTCAGGACGACTGGACCATCGGCAACCTGGTGCTCACCGCCGGGGGCCGCGCCGATCGCTGGACGATCCGCAATGGCTTCTACCGCTCGGTCTCGCCCACCAGCGGCGCGGTGACGCAGGACAGCACTTATGCCGATCGCTCGGGCTGGGAGGGCAATGCGCGCGGCGGGATCGTGTGGAAGGCCGGCGAGGCGGTCAGCCTGCGCGCCGCCGCCTATACCGGCATGCGGCTGCCGACGCTGAACGAGCTATACCGGCCCTACGTGGTCTTTCCGGTGACGACCAACGCCAATCCGAACCTCAAACCCGAACGCCTGCGCGGGTATGAAGCCGGAATCGATGTCACGCCGATCACACCGCTGACGCTCTCGCTCACCGCTTTCGACAACCGGCTGAAGAACGCCATCGCCAACGTCACTGTCGCCACCAATACCCAGCAGCGTCAGAACGTCGATGCGATCCGCGCGCGTGGCATCGAGGCGAGCGCCGCGCTCGATCTCGGCCCGGTCAGTCTCGACGGTTCGCTGGCCTGGACCGATTCCAGGGTGAAGGCCGAAGGACTGGCGCTGGACGGCATGCGCCCGGCGCAAGTGCCCAGGCTTTCCGCCACCGCGACGCTGGCATGGATGCCGCGCGAAGGCTGGCGCTTCGCCGCCACGGTCCGCCGCACCGGCGCCCAGTTCGAGGACGATCAGCAGCGATACGTGCTTCCCGCCGCCACGACGTTCGATGCCTATCTGCAGGTGCCGGTGGCCGGCCCGGTCTCGCTGGTGCTGCGGGCCGAGAACCTCACCGACCAGACCATCGTCACCCGCAACCAGGACGGATCGATGGACCTCGGCGTGCCGCGCACGATCTGGGCAGGCATGAAAGTAATGCTCTGA
- a CDS encoding (2Fe-2S)-binding protein, with the protein MARLTLNDHPVEIRMDPQTPLLWGLRDGANLTGTKYGCGTGDCGACTVMVDGAALRSCLVTLGECEGRFVTTIEGLSQDRSHPVQQAMVAEQAIQCGFCTPGVVIAAAALLARNANPSEAEIGAAIPNLCRCGVHPRLLAAVQRAGRVMRREETISAAPAPGIAPEDAARAVPALNPTSSEH; encoded by the coding sequence ATGGCGCGCCTGACCCTCAACGACCACCCGGTCGAGATCCGCATGGATCCGCAGACACCGCTGCTCTGGGGCTTGCGTGACGGCGCCAATCTCACCGGCACCAAGTACGGCTGCGGCACCGGCGATTGCGGGGCCTGCACGGTCATGGTCGACGGCGCCGCGCTGCGCTCCTGCCTCGTCACCCTGGGCGAGTGCGAGGGGCGCTTCGTCACCACCATCGAGGGACTCTCGCAGGACCGTTCGCATCCGGTGCAGCAGGCCATGGTGGCCGAACAGGCGATCCAGTGCGGCTTCTGCACGCCGGGCGTGGTCATCGCCGCTGCCGCGCTGCTGGCACGCAATGCCAACCCGAGCGAGGCCGAGATCGGCGCCGCCATTCCCAATCTCTGCCGCTGCGGCGTCCACCCGCGCCTGCTCGCCGCCGTGCAGCGCGCGGGCCGCGTCATGCGGCGCGAGGAAACCATCAGCGCCGCGCCTGCCCCCGGCATCGCGCCCGAGGACGCCGCCCGCGCGGTCCCGGCGCTGAACCCGACTTCATCCGAACACTGA
- a CDS encoding ArsC/Spx/MgsR family protein, producing MKATIWHNPKCGTSRKTLAVLEETPGVDVTVIEYLKTPPSAEKLAQLYKDAGLTPQQGLRLRGTDAQERGIPDADDAAVLAAMAAEPILIERPLVETDKGVRLCRPMEKVHEIL from the coding sequence ATGAAAGCCACGATCTGGCACAACCCCAAGTGCGGCACCTCGCGCAAGACGCTCGCCGTGCTGGAAGAGACCCCCGGCGTGGACGTGACGGTGATCGAATACCTCAAGACCCCGCCGAGCGCCGAAAAGCTGGCGCAGCTCTACAAGGACGCGGGCCTCACCCCGCAGCAGGGCCTGCGCCTGCGCGGCACCGACGCCCAGGAGCGCGGCATTCCCGATGCCGACGATGCCGCGGTGCTTGCCGCGATGGCCGCAGAGCCGATCCTGATCGAACGCCCTCTGGTCGAGACCGACAAGGGCGTGCGCCTCTGCCGCCCCATGGAAAAGGTCCACGAGATTTTGTAA